From Roseburia hominis, the proteins below share one genomic window:
- a CDS encoding AraC family transcriptional regulator, translating into MEWLKKLGAAIDYIEENLDKEISYDEAARIACCSTYYFQRIFSYVSGVSLSEYIRRRRMTQAAFELQRTDAKVIDVAYKYGYSSPTSFNRAFQSVHGIAPIAAKNLGCTLCAYPSIQFSIKVSGGSAMSYHIERKKDVRIVGIRMPLVEDAEENMQNVPAFWRQALKEDYISKISALSNGNPEGILGVSVYNNPKDIYYYIATASDKPIPQGMVEYTIPEVMWVIFENDGIFKEDVQSVFRRFLTEFLPFSGYEYAGLPDVEVYPFCKGQPLRGHSEVWIAIKKVKDNH; encoded by the coding sequence ATGGAATGGTTAAAAAAACTCGGAGCAGCCATTGATTACATAGAAGAAAATTTAGACAAGGAAATATCCTACGATGAAGCAGCCCGCATTGCTTGTTGTTCAACATATTATTTTCAGCGGATTTTTTCTTATGTATCGGGAGTGTCACTATCAGAATATATACGCCGCCGCAGAATGACACAGGCTGCCTTTGAGCTGCAAAGAACGGATGCCAAGGTTATAGATGTTGCTTATAAATATGGATATTCATCTCCAACATCATTTAATCGTGCTTTCCAAAGCGTACATGGAATAGCACCTATAGCGGCGAAAAATTTGGGTTGTACTTTGTGTGCGTATCCATCAATTCAATTTTCTATAAAAGTTTCGGGGGGTAGTGCTATGTCATATCATATTGAAAGAAAAAAAGATGTTCGTATTGTGGGAATTAGAATGCCTCTTGTTGAGGATGCAGAAGAAAATATGCAGAATGTTCCCGCTTTTTGGAGGCAGGCTCTAAAGGAAGATTATATCTCAAAGATTTCCGCTCTATCAAACGGAAATCCAGAGGGAATATTGGGAGTTAGCGTTTACAATAATCCCAAAGATATTTATTACTATATTGCTACTGCCAGTGATAAACCTATTCCCCAAGGTATGGTTGAATATACAATCCCAGAAGTTATGTGGGTAATTTTTGAAAACGATGGAATATTCAAAGAAGATGTGCAAAGCGTCTTTCGTAGATTTTTAACGGAGTTTTTGCCGTTTTCTGGTTATGAATATGCAGGACTACCCGATGTCGAAGTATATCCATTCTGCAAAGGACAACCACTAAGAGGTCATTCCGAAGTATGGATCGCAATCAAAAAAGTTAAGGACAACCATTGA
- a CDS encoding GNAT family N-acetyltransferase, which yields MAGKGGDLQMLLETKDLLLKKAEFEDWKAMYRNVWSRPETAKYMAWRVTTSEEDARVRIQKTIKYQENHDTYLVYEKKSGQAIGFAGVEEIAPHIYQDASVALGPEYVGKGFGKQILRLLLEYCRSLGGKEFYYSTRANNEASKALALSCGFIYRCAEKKTDLRNGEPYEVETYHKEM from the coding sequence GTGGCTGGTAAGGGAGGTGATTTGCAAATGCTTTTGGAAACAAAGGATTTATTGCTGAAAAAAGCAGAATTTGAGGATTGGAAAGCAATGTACCGGAATGTGTGGTCCAGGCCGGAGACTGCAAAATATATGGCATGGCGTGTGACAACCAGCGAAGAAGATGCCAGAGTGCGGATACAGAAGACCATAAAATATCAGGAAAACCACGATACCTATTTGGTTTATGAGAAGAAATCCGGTCAGGCGATAGGGTTTGCGGGTGTGGAGGAAATCGCGCCGCATATTTATCAGGATGCGAGTGTAGCACTTGGACCTGAATATGTGGGAAAAGGATTTGGAAAGCAGATTTTACGGTTGCTTCTGGAATACTGCAGGTCGCTGGGAGGAAAGGAATTTTATTATTCCACACGTGCAAATAATGAGGCTTCAAAAGCTCTGGCATTGTCCTGTGGCTTTATATATCGGTGTGCAGAGAAGAAGACGGATTTGCGTAATGGAGAACCTTATGAAGTGGAAACCTATCATAAAGAAATGTGA
- a CDS encoding helix-turn-helix transcriptional regulator, which produces MKLGNSLFHARKKCGLSQEAVAEKLGVSRQTISKWETDETLPDIRQSKQMALLYNVSLDELIEFDVDVKEIQQIIDRTSEELEEKIDWTSAWGKKYPILLNYQKEVNAANYAARLGIMIDELKMEYGYSELDAFLVLKDILAKVWKSRKEQS; this is translated from the coding sequence ATGAAATTAGGAAACAGTCTGTTCCACGCACGGAAAAAATGCGGGCTTTCCCAGGAGGCAGTTGCCGAGAAGCTGGGGGTGAGCAGGCAGACGATTTCAAAATGGGAAACGGATGAAACGCTGCCGGATATCCGTCAGTCCAAGCAGATGGCTCTGCTTTATAACGTGTCGCTAGACGAGCTGATCGAATTTGATGTGGATGTGAAGGAAATCCAACAGATCATTGACCGGACAAGCGAAGAACTTGAGGAAAAAATTGATTGGACAAGCGCCTGGGGCAAAAAATATCCTATTCTGCTGAACTACCAGAAGGAGGTCAATGCGGCAAACTATGCGGCGCGGTTAGGCATTATGATCGATGAGTTGAAGATGGAATATGGGTACAGTGAACTGGATGCCTTTCTGGTTTTGAAGGATATTCTGGCGAAGGTTTGGAAATCCAGAAAAGAGCAATCTTAG
- a CDS encoding MFS transporter, producing MKKLTTGKIWLFATGQFGWALLSGIISNWLVYFYQPDKAAIAQGQTVFIPQGLVVLGIFTVIGGITAFGRIFDAVTDPLIASWSDRCTSRDGRRIPFMKFAALPLSLATVLVFWSPVSKTSFVNAVFLFVMVMLYYFSITAYCTPYNALIPELGHDQKERLNISTVISFTFIAGTAVAYLAPTIWGMLIPSFGRVNAIRVTFTVMAVIAFVCMEVPVLTIKEKEYVNTVPTSDGAFGSLAATFRNKEFCKFVGSDIFYWIAITMFQTGLPFFTTSLLKLPESMTTIYFVGMTALSLIFYVPINKLTPKFGKKKLILVAFGIFCMAYLYTGCLGKITLISPSVQGLILTAAAALPMAIFGILPQAVVADIAQSDALETGKNREGMFYAARTFAFKMGQSVSMLIFTAVSTIGTGTGVGYRIAAFGAAAFCFAGAVLFLFYNERKIDGIIAKK from the coding sequence ATGAAGAAACTAACGACAGGAAAGATTTGGCTTTTTGCTACGGGACAGTTTGGGTGGGCATTATTGTCCGGGATTATTTCCAACTGGCTGGTATATTTTTATCAGCCGGATAAGGCGGCGATTGCCCAGGGACAGACTGTATTTATTCCCCAGGGGCTGGTAGTTCTTGGGATATTTACGGTGATTGGAGGAATTACGGCATTCGGACGTATTTTTGATGCGGTGACGGATCCGCTGATCGCTTCCTGGTCTGACCGCTGTACTTCCAGAGATGGAAGGCGTATCCCATTTATGAAATTTGCGGCGCTGCCGCTTAGTTTGGCTACAGTGCTGGTATTCTGGTCGCCTGTATCGAAAACGAGTTTTGTAAATGCGGTATTTCTGTTTGTCATGGTCATGCTGTATTACTTTTCCATTACTGCGTATTGTACGCCCTACAATGCGTTGATCCCGGAACTTGGGCATGACCAGAAGGAACGTCTCAATATTTCCACAGTGATTTCTTTTACGTTCATTGCAGGTACGGCGGTGGCTTACCTGGCTCCGACGATCTGGGGAATGTTGATTCCGTCCTTTGGACGTGTAAACGCCATACGGGTGACATTTACAGTGATGGCGGTGATCGCTTTTGTGTGTATGGAAGTGCCGGTACTGACCATTAAAGAAAAGGAATATGTGAATACGGTTCCTACCAGCGACGGGGCTTTCGGGTCGCTTGCGGCTACCTTCCGCAATAAGGAATTTTGTAAATTTGTAGGCTCTGATATTTTTTACTGGATCGCGATTACCATGTTCCAGACAGGACTGCCCTTTTTTACCACAAGTCTTTTGAAACTGCCGGAGTCTATGACAACGATTTATTTTGTGGGAATGACGGCACTCTCTCTGATTTTTTATGTGCCGATCAATAAGCTGACTCCAAAATTTGGAAAGAAAAAGCTGATCCTTGTAGCCTTTGGGATTTTCTGTATGGCCTATCTGTACACAGGCTGTCTGGGGAAAATAACCCTGATCTCTCCTTCTGTGCAGGGGCTGATTCTGACTGCTGCGGCAGCGCTTCCTATGGCAATTTTCGGTATTCTGCCCCAGGCGGTGGTCGCGGATATTGCCCAGAGCGATGCTCTTGAGACAGGAAAAAACAGGGAAGGAATGTTTTACGCGGCCCGTACATTCGCATTTAAGATGGGACAGAGCGTGTCTATGCTGATCTTTACAGCCGTTTCTACAATAGGGACCGGTACAGGCGTGGGATACCGTATTGCGGCATTTGGTGCGGCGGCATTTTGCTTTGCCGGAGCGGTACTTTTCCTGTTCTATAATGAAAGGAAAATTGATGGGATCATCGCGAAAAAATAA
- a CDS encoding DUF6431 domain-containing protein codes for MSACSKKQHTFILTILLYSSIVFMEQKRERTAPPTVRSFSHTPAYLPYTGSCPTHEALASLTFIMIRNNSLFCKLIRIKSSSKKLFDSFMDGFRPELQTCPCCGAKGACSVHAYYERSLADFVGGKPVWHSLCILRLVCSCGHTHAILPDFIIPYSSYGLFFILRVLAEYFLRLASVEKICARFCINQNQLYHWLSLFKKQKEEWLGLLSSRESSGLSFLKGLFRMPAYSGFASGFVRRFSVSFLQSHRNPAAYCQQQFGP; via the coding sequence ATGTCAGCGTGCAGTAAAAAACAGCACACTTTTATCTTGACCATCCTGCTCTATTCCAGTATAGTTTTTATGGAACAAAAAAGAGAAAGAACAGCCCCTCCTACAGTTCGTTCTTTCTCTCATACACCAGCATACCTGCCATATACGGGATCATGTCCCACTCATGAGGCTTTGGCATCACTGACATTTATTATGATAAGAAATAATTCCCTGTTTTGCAAGTTAATTCGTATAAAATCTTCATCAAAAAAGCTTTTTGACTCCTTCATGGACGGTTTCCGGCCTGAACTACAGACCTGCCCCTGTTGTGGGGCAAAGGGAGCTTGTTCCGTCCATGCCTATTATGAACGTTCCCTGGCTGATTTCGTTGGTGGAAAGCCTGTCTGGCACAGCCTCTGTATCCTGCGCCTTGTCTGTTCCTGCGGCCATACCCATGCCATCCTTCCGGATTTCATCATCCCTTATTCCTCCTACGGCCTTTTCTTTATCCTCCGTGTCCTGGCGGAATATTTCCTTCGGCTTGCTTCCGTAGAAAAAATCTGCGCACGCTTCTGTATTAACCAAAACCAGCTCTACCATTGGCTTTCCCTGTTCAAAAAGCAGAAGGAAGAGTGGCTGGGCCTTCTCTCTTCCAGGGAGTCCTCCGGCCTCTCTTTCCTGAAAGGCCTTTTTCGGATGCCCGCTTATTCCGGCTTTGCATCCGGTTTTGTCCGCCGCTTCTCTGTCTCCTTCCTCCAGTCCCACAGAAATCCGGCGGCTTACTGCCAACAGCAGTTCGGCCCCTGA
- a CDS encoding AAA family ATPase has translation MFRTYYGLAFNPFDKQMASEKDRFLSKDISEMLSRLDYLKDTRGIGLFTARPGMGKSFALRCFAKSLNPNLYHMEYLCLSTVSVMEFYRQFCSTLGIEPKGGKPGMFRAIQEQVLYLYREKKQPLLLAIDEAQYLSTGILEDIKMLMNYGYDSLNCFTLILCGEPHLNNTLKKPVHEALRQRVTVHYNFSGLSDSEVGQYVLHKIACAGGASSIIDHAALCAVHSHSQGSPRLVDNLMTNALTLGAQMEKKVIDTEVILASVSSQNLG, from the coding sequence ATGTTCCGCACTTACTATGGGCTGGCCTTCAACCCTTTTGACAAACAGATGGCCTCTGAGAAGGACCGTTTCCTCTCGAAAGACATCTCGGAGATGCTCTCACGGCTGGACTACCTCAAGGATACCAGGGGCATCGGGCTGTTCACCGCACGCCCCGGCATGGGCAAGTCCTTCGCACTGCGCTGTTTTGCCAAAAGCCTGAACCCGAATCTTTACCACATGGAGTATCTCTGCCTCTCTACCGTCAGTGTCATGGAGTTCTACCGCCAGTTCTGTTCTACGCTTGGTATAGAACCCAAAGGCGGCAAACCCGGCATGTTCCGGGCGATCCAGGAGCAGGTCCTCTATCTCTACCGTGAAAAGAAGCAGCCCCTCCTCCTTGCCATCGATGAGGCACAGTATCTCTCTACCGGCATTCTGGAGGATATCAAGATGCTCATGAATTACGGCTATGATTCCCTCAACTGCTTTACTCTCATACTCTGTGGGGAGCCCCATCTGAACAATACGCTCAAAAAGCCCGTCCATGAGGCACTGCGGCAGCGTGTTACCGTCCACTATAACTTCTCCGGGCTCTCCGATTCGGAAGTCGGGCAGTATGTCCTCCACAAGATCGCCTGTGCTGGCGGAGCTTCCTCCATTATTGACCATGCAGCCCTGTGTGCTGTCCACAGCCACTCCCAGGGCAGTCCCAGGCTTGTTGATAACCTGATGACCAACGCGCTGACACTTGGGGCACAGATGGAAAAGAAGGTCATTGATACAGAGGTCATCCTGGCTTCCGTCAGCAGCCAGAACCTCGGCTAA
- a CDS encoding NAD(P)H-dependent oxidoreductase: MKITVVNGTEKHGVTWRLKELFLEPFRSKAEIIEYDLPRDCPAFCMGCVNCVLKGENFCKDAACIQKIESSLLEADLIVMTSPAYVMHATGAMKAFLDHFAYRWMPHRPAPQMFQKRAVVITQCLGAGAKSAAKDIRHSLSWWGISEIRIFAESLMENIAWEKLSEKRKRKLTGKMQALSKKLAGIDYMEPARTGIVTKVKFYFCRMMQKSLYKENPEYLDAKYWSQQGWIEKSRPWKM; encoded by the coding sequence ATGAAAATTACAGTGGTCAACGGGACGGAAAAGCATGGCGTTACCTGGCGGCTAAAAGAACTCTTTTTAGAGCCATTCAGAAGCAAGGCTGAAATTATAGAATACGATTTACCCAGGGACTGTCCTGCTTTTTGTATGGGGTGCGTGAATTGCGTTTTGAAGGGAGAGAACTTCTGTAAGGATGCTGCATGTATACAAAAAATTGAAAGTTCCTTATTGGAAGCGGATTTGATCGTAATGACCTCGCCCGCCTATGTCATGCATGCGACAGGGGCAATGAAAGCTTTTCTTGATCATTTTGCGTACCGCTGGATGCCGCACCGGCCAGCGCCGCAGATGTTTCAAAAGCGTGCTGTTGTTATCACACAATGTCTCGGGGCGGGAGCAAAATCTGCAGCAAAGGATATTCGGCACAGCCTATCGTGGTGGGGAATTTCTGAGATTCGTATATTTGCAGAATCTCTCATGGAGAATATTGCATGGGAAAAGCTGTCGGAAAAACGAAAAAGGAAGCTGACAGGAAAAATGCAGGCGTTGTCAAAGAAATTAGCCGGTATTGATTACATGGAGCCTGCGAGGACTGGAATAGTTACAAAAGTAAAATTCTATTTCTGCCGCATGATGCAGAAATCATTATATAAAGAAAATCCGGAGTATTTGGATGCAAAGTATTGGTCGCAGCAGGGGTGGATTGAAAAGTCCAGACCGTGGAAAATGTGA
- a CDS encoding helix-turn-helix domain-containing protein, producing the protein MEATSKWQQNAMLRSAKILAAALKLFCEKGIEDTSVEDVAREAGVGPATIYRYFATKAELAIQSGIAYWQKVSGNYLGKLEEKEYREGSGKEQLEQIFDIFLRVFTEEFDFLKFLQEFDVFVQKYQISHQRLAEYENTILDLKSYVIDALEKGLDDGSLKFAYSADEIYFSIMHTMLSLMQKLALGGKILSSDECVELALQVKIAGELLVKGLSA; encoded by the coding sequence ATGGAAGCTACATCGAAATGGCAGCAGAATGCCATGCTTCGTTCTGCCAAAATACTGGCAGCAGCCTTGAAGCTGTTCTGCGAAAAAGGAATTGAGGATACGTCTGTGGAAGATGTGGCCAGGGAGGCAGGAGTCGGGCCTGCAACGATTTACCGGTACTTTGCAACGAAGGCAGAACTGGCGATTCAGAGCGGAATTGCTTATTGGCAGAAGGTTTCGGGGAACTATCTGGGAAAGCTGGAAGAGAAGGAATACCGTGAAGGCAGCGGGAAAGAGCAGCTGGAGCAGATTTTTGATATTTTTCTCAGAGTGTTCACAGAGGAATTCGATTTTCTGAAATTTCTGCAGGAGTTTGACGTGTTTGTGCAGAAGTATCAGATTTCCCATCAGCGTCTGGCGGAGTATGAAAATACGATTCTTGATTTAAAATCATATGTGATAGACGCGCTGGAAAAGGGACTTGATGACGGAAGCCTGAAGTTTGCCTACAGCGCGGACGAAATTTATTTTTCTATTATGCATACTATGCTGAGTCTGATGCAGAAGCTGGCCCTAGGGGGAAAGATCTTATCTTCAGACGAGTGTGTTGAGCTGGCATTGCAGGTAAAAATCGCGGGAGAGCTGCTGGTGAAGGGGCTGTCTGCATAA
- a CDS encoding DUF6618 family protein: MEYTCILRHGSRKECWTGKLTLLRKLPGQYEAEISGRGTYFHILAGRHKYGNYLCIPNHDIGCELSDFSDIFWNEERLRSLMRKVDAVTVATALVYLPALADNI; this comes from the coding sequence ATGGAATACACCTGTATTCTCAGGCACGGTTCACGGAAAGAATGCTGGACTGGAAAACTTACGCTGCTGCGGAAACTTCCCGGCCAGTACGAAGCAGAAATCAGCGGGAGAGGGACTTACTTCCACATCCTTGCCGGGCGGCATAAATATGGGAATTACCTGTGCATCCCCAACCATGATATCGGGTGCGAATTATCTGATTTCTCCGATATCTTCTGGAACGAAGAAAGGCTCCGCAGTCTGATGCGGAAGGTAGACGCAGTAACCGTGGCCACCGCCCTGGTGTATCTGCCTGCCCTGGCTGATAATATTTGA
- a CDS encoding PBECR4 domain-containing protein — protein MKHTYTKKEALRIIIATAKEYAKMLEGLNYLFIYRNRHSNEIEHFEAVFLPRNYQHLTGIEFLDVKGNLRKNSVFFYHKCLDNSLTEDEIRFKEDGTTPLKLVLDGKLKET, from the coding sequence ATGAAGCATACATATACAAAAAAAGAAGCCTTACGGATTATAATTGCAACTGCAAAAGAATACGCTAAAATGCTGGAAGGTTTGAACTATTTATTCATATACCGCAATCGACACAGTAATGAAATTGAACATTTTGAGGCAGTATTTCTTCCAAGGAATTATCAACATTTGACGGGAATTGAGTTTTTAGATGTGAAGGGCAATTTGCGGAAGAATTCTGTATTCTTTTATCATAAATGCCTTGATAATAGTCTTACAGAAGATGAAATTCGATTTAAAGAGGATGGTACGACGCCGTTGAAATTAGTGTTGGACGGCAAATTGAAGGAGACATAA
- a CDS encoding DUF5655 domain-containing protein — MNADSLLFFDKHMDAVPLYEALENRILKEIENVQIKVQKSQISFYNKHLFACVSFARVRKKRDCPASYIVVTFGLDHKLESSRVEIATEPYPNRWTHHLLVADTEEIDDDLMAWIREAAVFSNTK; from the coding sequence ATGAATGCGGACAGCTTGCTTTTCTTTGATAAACATATGGATGCGGTGCCTTTATATGAGGCTTTGGAAAATCGAATCCTGAAAGAGATAGAAAATGTGCAGATAAAGGTTCAAAAGAGCCAGATTTCATTTTATAACAAACACTTATTTGCCTGTGTTTCTTTTGCAAGAGTAAGGAAAAAGAGGGATTGTCCGGCAAGTTATATTGTTGTGACATTTGGATTAGATCATAAACTGGAATCTTCAAGGGTAGAAATCGCAACAGAGCCATATCCGAACCGCTGGACACACCATCTTCTGGTAGCGGATACAGAAGAGATTGATGATGACCTGATGGCATGGATCAGGGAGGCCGCAGTTTTCTCCAACACAAAGTGA
- a CDS encoding KilA-N domain-containing protein, with product MENVKGIDIGIYTTNFESEFISLTDIAKYRNEDDPRFVIQNWMRNRNTIEFLGVWEELHNPDFNRVQFEAVKNEVGLNRFVMTPTKWITQMNAIGITSKAGRYGGTYAHSDIAMSFATWISPEFQLYIMKDYRRLKTDENSRLSLNWNLNREISKLNYRIHTDAIKENLIPPELTSVQMAYTYANEADMLNVVLFGKTAKQWKDENPMVKGNMRDAATLNQLLVLANLESYNAVLINQGKNQKERMELLRQLTVQQLQTLENIRLNNLPKLGVDS from the coding sequence GTGGAAAATGTGAAAGGTATTGATATAGGCATTTATACAACAAATTTTGAAAGCGAATTTATTTCATTAACAGATATCGCAAAGTATCGAAATGAAGATGACCCAAGATTTGTGATTCAAAACTGGATGCGTAATCGAAATACGATAGAATTTTTGGGGGTTTGGGAAGAATTGCATAATCCCGATTTTAACCGTGTGCAATTCGAGGCGGTTAAAAATGAGGTGGGGTTAAATCGTTTCGTAATGACACCGACTAAGTGGATTACACAGATGAATGCAATCGGTATTACTTCAAAGGCAGGACGTTATGGAGGGACATATGCTCATAGTGATATTGCCATGTCTTTTGCAACTTGGATTTCACCTGAATTCCAGTTGTATATTATGAAGGATTATAGGAGATTAAAGACGGATGAGAATAGTCGATTATCTCTGAATTGGAATTTGAATAGGGAGATTTCCAAATTAAATTACAGAATACATACGGATGCAATAAAAGAAAATCTAATCCCGCCAGAATTAACATCTGTCCAGATGGCTTATACATATGCTAATGAAGCAGATATGTTGAATGTTGTTTTGTTTGGAAAAACAGCAAAGCAGTGGAAAGATGAAAATCCTATGGTAAAGGGGAATATGCGAGATGCAGCAACATTAAACCAGTTATTAGTGCTTGCAAATTTAGAAAGTTATAATGCTGTTTTAATAAATCAGGGCAAGAATCAAAAAGAACGAATGGAATTACTTCGGCAGTTGACGGTACAGCAGTTACAAACATTGGAAAATATAAGATTAAATAATTTGCCCAAATTAGGAGTGGATTCGTAG
- a CDS encoding DDE-type integrase/transposase/recombinase yields the protein MHYNTKNFSDASAMAQFRLALIAPVIHGLYPDASRNAYYQRVTEKPLTLPDGSVFQYSPKTLSKWASLYQNGGIDALMPRERSDKGSTRALPDTAIEEIYRLKEAFPRLNATQIHRHLVEEAFIPASVSVCAVQRFVKKHDLKSARNPSMRDRKAFEEDAFGKMWQADTCYLPYITEGGQRRRVYCIMIIDDHSRFLVGGGLFYNDNAYNFQKVLKNAVASHGIPAKLYVDNGCSYSNEQLSLICGSIGTVLLHTKVRDGASKAKIERQFRTFKETWLYTLDMDSITSLAQFNSLLRDYIRTYNTSMHSGIGCTPMERYQKTRCAIQMPKSREWLEECFLNRINRKVNKDSTVSIDKVSYDVPMQFISSKVEIRFLPDDMSSAYILYEGEHYPIRPTDKNENCRTKRNNTPSIDYSKIGGAC from the coding sequence ATGCATTACAACACCAAAAACTTTTCAGACGCATCTGCTATGGCACAGTTCCGGCTCGCACTCATTGCACCGGTCATCCATGGCCTTTATCCGGATGCGTCCAGAAACGCCTATTACCAGCGGGTAACGGAAAAACCCCTCACCCTGCCTGACGGCTCTGTATTCCAGTACAGCCCCAAGACCCTCAGCAAGTGGGCCTCTCTTTACCAGAATGGCGGCATTGACGCGCTCATGCCCCGGGAACGTTCCGACAAAGGCTCCACACGCGCCTTGCCGGACACGGCCATTGAAGAGATCTACCGGCTGAAAGAGGCTTTCCCACGCTTAAACGCAACCCAGATCCACCGCCATCTTGTGGAGGAAGCTTTTATCCCCGCCTCTGTCAGCGTCTGCGCCGTCCAGCGCTTCGTGAAAAAGCATGACCTGAAGTCGGCGCGCAATCCATCTATGAGGGACAGGAAAGCTTTTGAGGAAGATGCCTTTGGGAAAATGTGGCAGGCGGATACCTGTTACCTCCCTTATATCACGGAAGGCGGGCAGCGCAGGAGGGTTTACTGCATTATGATCATTGATGACCACTCGCGTTTCCTGGTGGGCGGCGGCCTTTTTTATAACGATAACGCCTATAACTTCCAGAAAGTTTTAAAAAACGCAGTTGCCTCCCACGGCATTCCGGCGAAACTCTATGTCGACAATGGCTGCAGCTACTCAAATGAACAGCTCTCCCTGATCTGCGGCTCCATCGGCACGGTCCTCCTTCATACAAAAGTGCGGGACGGCGCCAGCAAGGCCAAGATCGAACGCCAGTTCAGGACATTCAAGGAGACCTGGCTTTATACGCTGGACATGGATTCCATCACGTCCCTGGCACAGTTCAATTCCCTCCTGCGGGACTATATCCGCACCTACAATACTTCCATGCATTCCGGCATCGGCTGTACCCCCATGGAACGTTACCAGAAGACGCGCTGTGCCATACAGATGCCAAAGTCCAGGGAATGGCTGGAGGAATGTTTCTTAAACCGCATCAACAGGAAGGTGAATAAGGATTCCACTGTCTCCATCGACAAGGTCTCCTATGACGTCCCCATGCAGTTCATCTCATCCAAAGTTGAGATCCGCTTCCTTCCCGACGATATGTCCTCTGCCTACATCCTTTATGAGGGGGAGCATTATCCCATCCGGCCGACAGATAAAAATGAAAACTGCAGGACAAAACGTAACAACACCCCTTCTATTGATTATTCAAAGATAGGAGGTGCCTGCTGA
- a CDS encoding C45 family peptidase: MYHLRLKGEHYQMGVKRGNIFKKAHISFPLQLDDFQLEHGIQSEKILRTFFPEVCEEIRGVSDTIGVDYLHFVSWMLCMGCCMYNLEKNAPTEIRGCTAFAYSQNGRVLYGRNNDLPPYLRDGSNSEIYAPKNGNRFNITTSSFINGEEGLNEHGLAVAMTFVMTELEKIRAGFNSCFIVRYLLEKANDTEQAISRLCDLPIASNCNILLADKSGKMVVVECTPSIKQIREAEIFENGSIVCTVNSFTSDVMKSYDDAHGNDYNSHKRYKVVIDSFSSELIKEEYIETTKRLLKGEYGFMCQYDDEPDFETVWSSIFDLESLVIYRAEGDPRKKKFVTDRRLHDLIRRK, translated from the coding sequence ATGTATCATTTAAGATTAAAGGGTGAGCATTATCAAATGGGCGTAAAGAGAGGAAACATTTTCAAAAAAGCCCATATTTCATTTCCGCTTCAGTTGGATGATTTTCAGCTTGAACACGGAATCCAAAGTGAAAAGATATTAAGAACCTTTTTCCCCGAAGTATGCGAAGAAATAAGAGGTGTAAGCGACACAATAGGCGTGGATTATTTGCATTTTGTTTCTTGGATGCTATGTATGGGGTGCTGTATGTATAACTTAGAGAAAAATGCTCCTACAGAGATACGAGGTTGTACTGCTTTTGCATATTCGCAAAATGGCAGAGTGCTTTATGGAAGAAATAACGATTTACCGCCCTATTTGCGGGATGGCAGCAACAGCGAAATCTATGCGCCTAAGAACGGAAACAGATTTAATATTACTACATCTTCTTTCATTAACGGAGAAGAAGGACTGAATGAACACGGACTTGCTGTTGCAATGACATTTGTGATGACCGAACTTGAAAAGATACGGGCAGGTTTTAATTCATGTTTTATTGTGCGGTATTTGCTTGAAAAGGCAAATGACACAGAACAGGCTATCTCGCGGCTTTGTGATTTGCCCATAGCCTCTAACTGTAATATTTTACTTGCAGACAAAAGCGGAAAAATGGTGGTAGTTGAGTGTACGCCGTCTATAAAACAAATTCGAGAAGCGGAAATTTTTGAGAATGGCAGTATTGTTTGTACCGTCAACAGTTTTACATCCGATGTGATGAAATCGTATGATGATGCACATGGAAATGATTATAACTCCCACAAGCGGTACAAGGTCGTAATAGATAGTTTTTCTTCAGAACTCATAAAAGAGGAATACATTGAAACCACCAAGCGACTCTTAAAAGGTGAATATGGATTTATGTGCCAATATGATGATGAGCCAGATTTTGAAACAGTTTGGAGTTCAATATTTGACTTAGAAAGTTTGGTAATTTATCGCGCAGAGGGAGACCCCAGAAAAAAGAAATTTGTTACAGATAGACGACTGCATGACCTTATAAGACGGAAATAA